The following proteins are encoded in a genomic region of Dyadobacter sp. UC 10:
- a CDS encoding NADH-quinone oxidoreductase subunit A, protein MISDFGYILLFIISGLVLLGVMLLIAKFLRPDKPNEEKLSTYESGEDPLGNAQIQFNVRFYIVALVFVLFEVELLFLFPWAIVFGNKDLIEQTNGAWGWFAMAEMTVFIGILILGLAYAWAKGYLDWVRPKQQLPEIKSPVPADMYSKVNERYASK, encoded by the coding sequence ATTTCTGATTTTGGCTATATTTTACTTTTCATCATTTCCGGCCTGGTATTGCTGGGCGTAATGCTTCTCATTGCAAAATTCCTTCGTCCCGACAAGCCCAATGAAGAGAAACTGAGCACCTATGAATCAGGGGAAGATCCGCTTGGAAATGCCCAGATCCAGTTCAATGTAAGATTTTATATTGTTGCGCTGGTATTCGTGCTTTTTGAGGTGGAGCTGCTTTTTCTTTTTCCCTGGGCTATTGTATTCGGTAACAAAGATCTAATCGAGCAAACGAACGGAGCTTGGGGCTGGTTTGCGATGGCGGAAATGACTGTTTTCATCGGAATCCTGATCTTAGGCCTCGCATACGCCTGGGCCAAAGGCTACCTCGACTGGGTACGTCCCAAGCAACAACTCCCAGAGATCAAATCGCCCGTACCAGCTGATATGTATAGCAAGGTAAACGAGCGGTATGCTTCGAAGTGA